In Aureibaculum algae, the following are encoded in one genomic region:
- a CDS encoding toxin-antitoxin system YwqK family antitoxin — MKKNGILIIILSCLAVGLHAQEEKTFWDNGNVKTTIILDEDGEKNGRYESFYENGELKEYGSYENGEKVGTWNEYYYDGTNKKMTRYYDGIIYRKEIYYDNGRLMVSGGFDDQGKKDGPWKQQYDNWQEKLEGDYSHGKKQGQWKYYTESGELFKIENYKEDVRISKWENNDINSNVFESEDTVIDVSHKIEQTQVEEVEEEIIEYVEVEEDAIDAVAEVAGDATVESVNYYRNRRNGEWKFYNERGDVIEIGNYINDRKNGKWTSYYDNGQIKRIQLWNAGKVIEVISYFDKNGKTLDKGTLKAGKGTINEYDANNKLISTIEFVNGEEIDWNDAFELNNMAWDIYENETDAAMLQKGIKMVKRSIELDKDYFNTDTYAALLFKTGNLKQALILAKEAIRIAKKNDDTYSSTTELIEQIQKKMKK; from the coding sequence ATGAAAAAAAACGGAATCTTAATTATTATTTTGAGTTGTTTAGCTGTCGGTTTGCATGCTCAAGAAGAAAAAACCTTTTGGGATAATGGTAACGTGAAAACTACAATTATTCTTGATGAGGATGGTGAAAAAAATGGAAGATATGAGTCGTTTTATGAAAACGGTGAACTTAAAGAATATGGATCTTATGAGAATGGGGAAAAAGTAGGAACTTGGAATGAGTATTATTATGATGGTACAAATAAAAAAATGACAAGGTATTATGACGGTATCATATATAGAAAAGAAATTTATTATGATAATGGTAGACTTATGGTCTCCGGTGGATTTGATGATCAAGGAAAAAAGGATGGTCCTTGGAAGCAACAATATGACAATTGGCAAGAAAAACTAGAAGGTGATTATTCGCATGGTAAAAAGCAAGGTCAATGGAAATATTATACTGAATCTGGGGAATTATTTAAGATTGAGAACTATAAGGAAGATGTCAGAATTAGCAAATGGGAAAATAATGATATAAATAGCAATGTATTTGAAAGTGAAGATACCGTTATTGATGTCTCTCATAAGATTGAACAGACTCAAGTGGAAGAAGTAGAGGAAGAAATAATAGAATATGTTGAAGTAGAAGAAGACGCTATTGATGCGGTTGCTGAAGTCGCGGGTGATGCTACAGTAGAAAGTGTAAATTATTATAGAAATAGACGTAATGGTGAATGGAAATTTTATAATGAGCGTGGCGATGTTATTGAAATAGGTAATTATATAAATGATAGAAAAAATGGAAAATGGACTTCTTATTATGATAATGGCCAAATAAAAAGGATTCAATTATGGAATGCAGGTAAAGTTATTGAAGTAATATCTTACTTTGATAAAAATGGAAAAACCTTGGATAAAGGAACATTGAAAGCGGGTAAAGGAACAATAAACGAATATGATGCTAATAATAAATTAATTTCAACCATAGAATTTGTTAATGGTGAAGAAATTGACTGGAATGATGCCTTTGAATTAAATAATATGGCTTGGGATATCTATGAGAATGAGACAGATGCAGCTATGCTACAAAAAGGAATTAAGATGGTTAAGCGTTCTATAGAGCTAGATAAAGATTATTTTAATACAGATACCTATGCGGCATTGTTATTTAAAACAGGTAACCTAAAACAAGCGTTAATTTTGGCAAAAGAAGCAATTAGAATTGCCAAAAAAAATGATGACACCTATAGTTCTACAACAGAACTTATAGAACAGATACAGAAGAAAATGAAAAAATAA
- a CDS encoding mercuric reductase — MKQKFDSIIIGSGQAGTPLLFSLASKGKKVAFIEKTQVGGTCLNVGCTPTKTYVASARRMWDIKHSNDVGVDFEGSFKANMNAIKDRKDASIAKSVQGIHSAIENNKHIHFFKGEAHFISDNEVSVNDEILTADEIFINVGGRAFVPDEYKDIPHLTNVSVLNLKELPEHLIIVGGSYIGLEFGQIFKRFGSKVTIIERGERIISREDIAISDEIQKFLKADGIEFVFNAKKITPSYNGNQVSLKINDEVEVSGSHLLLAIGRKPNTDIVKIENTTISVNKRGFINVNDYCETNVKGIFALGDCNGKGAFTHTAYNDYQIVENYLFADKSRKISDRISTYGLFVDPPLGRCGMTKAEALSKGINLLEGKREMSRIARAKEKAETYGFMSVLVDADTDQIIGACVLGTGGDEIVTSILNVMYAKKSYKLIRDSVVLHPTISELIPTTLEKLKAIHE, encoded by the coding sequence ATGAAACAAAAATTTGATAGTATTATTATAGGCTCGGGTCAAGCGGGTACACCATTGCTTTTTTCATTAGCATCAAAAGGTAAGAAAGTAGCTTTTATAGAAAAAACACAAGTTGGAGGTACCTGTCTAAATGTGGGTTGTACCCCAACTAAAACCTATGTGGCTAGTGCCAGAAGAATGTGGGATATTAAACATAGTAATGATGTTGGTGTAGATTTTGAAGGCTCTTTTAAAGCCAATATGAATGCCATAAAAGATAGAAAAGATGCCTCAATCGCAAAGTCAGTACAAGGTATACATAGTGCCATTGAAAATAATAAGCATATTCATTTCTTTAAAGGGGAAGCTCATTTTATCTCAGATAATGAAGTAAGCGTAAATGATGAAATTTTAACGGCTGATGAAATTTTTATTAATGTCGGTGGACGAGCATTTGTCCCTGATGAATATAAAGACATTCCGCATCTAACCAATGTGTCTGTTTTAAACTTAAAAGAGCTTCCAGAGCACCTTATTATTGTGGGTGGAAGTTATATAGGATTGGAATTTGGACAAATATTTAAGCGTTTTGGAAGTAAAGTAACTATTATAGAACGAGGTGAGCGTATAATAAGTAGAGAAGATATCGCTATTAGCGATGAAATTCAAAAATTTTTAAAAGCTGATGGTATTGAATTTGTGTTTAATGCAAAAAAGATAACACCCTCATACAATGGCAATCAAGTTTCTTTAAAGATAAATGATGAGGTGGAAGTTTCAGGATCTCATTTGTTATTAGCCATTGGTAGAAAGCCTAATACTGACATTGTAAAAATAGAAAATACAACTATTTCAGTAAATAAAAGAGGTTTTATAAATGTAAACGACTATTGCGAAACTAATGTGAAAGGCATTTTTGCATTAGGAGATTGTAACGGAAAAGGAGCATTTACACATACGGCATATAATGATTATCAAATTGTTGAAAATTATTTATTTGCTGATAAAAGCAGAAAAATCTCTGATAGAATATCTACATATGGATTATTTGTAGATCCACCATTAGGTCGTTGTGGAATGACAAAAGCAGAAGCACTTTCTAAAGGAATAAATTTATTAGAAGGCAAACGCGAAATGTCTAGAATTGCCAGGGCCAAAGAAAAAGCAGAAACGTATGGTTTTATGAGTGTTTTGGTTGACGCGGATACCGATCAAATTATTGGTGCTTGTGTTTTAGGAACAGGCGGAGATGAAATTGTTACCAGTATTTTAAATGTGATGTACGCTAAAAAATCCTATAAATTAATAAGAGATTCTGTCGTATTGCACCCTACCATTTCAGAATTAATACCAACCACTTTAGAAAAACTAAAAGCTATACATGAATAA
- a CDS encoding L-histidine N(alpha)-methyltransferase, giving the protein MNNTFAKDVVAGLSAKEKHLSSKYFYDDIGSRIFQEIMDMQEYYLTDCEFEILSLQAKQIIDAVNFKQTFNIVELGAGDGLKTFKLLEFLVHNHIDFHYVPIDISQGAMDLLTADLKKRLPKLSIHPRVGDYFEVLSKENVQTNIPSLLLFLGSNIGNYTEPETINLLKLFNENMKKGDALLLGVDLKKNPITIQNAYLDKHGITKRFNINLLKRINREFDGDFKIDDFDFYCHYNPLNGEVRSYIVSLCNQKVLLKKLNERFNFTYGELIWTELSKKYSLDELDHLAEQSGFRVNKHFLDSKHYFTDSLLIKS; this is encoded by the coding sequence ATGAATAATACATTTGCAAAAGACGTTGTTGCAGGTTTGTCTGCAAAAGAAAAACATTTATCTTCTAAATATTTTTATGATGATATAGGTAGTCGCATATTCCAAGAAATTATGGATATGCAAGAGTATTATTTAACAGATTGTGAGTTTGAAATTTTATCGCTACAAGCCAAACAAATAATTGATGCGGTTAATTTTAAACAAACGTTTAATATCGTAGAATTAGGTGCTGGAGACGGTTTAAAGACGTTTAAATTATTGGAATTCTTGGTGCATAACCATATTGATTTTCATTATGTACCTATTGATATTTCTCAAGGAGCTATGGATTTGTTGACGGCAGATTTAAAAAAGAGACTTCCAAAACTGTCTATTCATCCTAGGGTTGGTGATTACTTTGAGGTGTTGTCAAAAGAAAATGTTCAAACTAACATTCCGAGTTTGTTATTATTTTTAGGGAGTAATATTGGTAATTATACGGAGCCAGAGACCATAAATCTTTTAAAATTATTTAATGAAAATATGAAAAAGGGAGATGCCCTTTTACTTGGAGTAGATTTAAAGAAAAACCCAATAACTATACAAAATGCTTATTTAGATAAGCATGGAATTACCAAACGTTTCAATATCAATTTATTGAAACGGATTAATAGAGAGTTTGATGGTGATTTTAAAATTGACGATTTCGATTTTTATTGTCATTATAATCCGTTAAATGGTGAAGTACGTAGTTATATTGTAAGTCTTTGTAATCAGAAAGTACTACTTAAAAAGTTAAATGAGCGTTTTAATTTTACTTATGGTGAATTGATATGGACAGAATTATCAAAAAAATATAGTTTAGATGAATTAGACCATCTTGCCGAACAAAGTGGTTTTCGAGTAAATAAGCACTTTTTAGATAGCAAACATTATTTTACAGATTCATTATTGATTAAATCATAA
- the egtB gene encoding ergothioneine biosynthesis protein EgtB: MPLKIAILNTFNEVRKRTENICKPLVIEDYSVQPIIDVSPPKWHLAHSTWFFEQFVLKKFKKNYTVFDDDFAYLFNSYYNNAGERVLRPNRGLMTRPTVSEVYEYRQYVTEHINELLKENQSDKLLELVEIGINHEQQHQELLAYDIKYILGNQPTFPKYDGDIFLQEEKQAQKFISFKEGVYEIGHKGDDFCFDNELGVHKVYVQPFKISNKLVTNKEYLEFMEAGGYQDFNLWHAEGWDFIQKHDLKAPLYWHFTKGGWKYYQFDGLEEIDPNLPVMHISYYEAYAFAEWKKMRLPTEFEWEIAADQLNYGQLWEWTASAYQPYPNFTKADGALGEYNGKFMVNLQVLRGASIATPKNHSRKTYRNFFHSSLQWMFSGIRLVSR, translated from the coding sequence ATTCCTTTGAAAATAGCAATACTAAATACGTTTAATGAGGTCCGTAAACGAACCGAAAACATATGTAAACCTTTGGTGATAGAAGATTATTCTGTTCAGCCCATTATTGATGTGTCGCCACCAAAATGGCATTTGGCTCATTCTACTTGGTTTTTTGAACAATTTGTACTCAAGAAGTTTAAAAAAAATTATACTGTTTTTGATGATGATTTTGCCTACTTATTTAATAGTTACTACAACAATGCAGGGGAACGCGTTTTACGTCCTAATCGAGGATTGATGACACGGCCAACGGTAAGTGAGGTTTATGAGTATCGTCAATATGTTACAGAGCATATAAACGAATTGCTAAAAGAGAATCAATCAGATAAACTTTTAGAATTGGTTGAAATCGGAATTAACCATGAGCAACAACACCAAGAATTATTGGCGTATGATATCAAATATATTTTAGGAAATCAACCTACTTTTCCTAAATACGATGGTGATATTTTTCTTCAAGAAGAAAAACAAGCACAAAAATTCATTTCTTTTAAAGAAGGTGTTTATGAGATTGGGCATAAAGGTGATGACTTTTGTTTTGATAATGAGTTAGGTGTACATAAAGTGTATGTGCAGCCTTTTAAAATTTCAAATAAATTGGTGACTAATAAAGAATACCTAGAGTTTATGGAAGCTGGAGGTTATCAAGATTTTAATTTGTGGCACGCAGAAGGGTGGGATTTTATTCAGAAACATGATTTGAAAGCACCTTTATATTGGCATTTTACTAAAGGAGGTTGGAAGTATTATCAATTTGATGGATTGGAAGAAATAGACCCTAATTTACCTGTAATGCATATTAGTTATTATGAAGCTTATGCCTTTGCAGAATGGAAGAAAATGCGTTTACCAACGGAATTTGAATGGGAGATAGCAGCTGACCAATTAAATTATGGGCAGCTTTGGGAATGGACCGCTAGTGCTTACCAACCATATCCAAATTTCACTAAAGCAGATGGAGCTTTAGGTGAGTATAACGGAAAATTTATGGTGAATTTACAAGTATTACGAGGAGCCTCCATAGCAACACCAAAAAACCACAGTAGAAAAACGTATAGAAACTTTTTTCATTCTAGTTTACAATGGATGTTCTCTGGTATTAGGCTCGTCTCACGTTAA